One Tessaracoccus lacteus DNA window includes the following coding sequences:
- a CDS encoding ABC transporter permease: MMSETTAPRTYKDFAQPIVRRLLLTRESAIIALLIVVLIGASLIVPSFASAATATYLMLDVATILLISLLMAPIMITGDIDLSVGSMVGLSSVVFGVAFQAGLPVPVGIVLALVVGAVGGLFNGWLITHIDLPALAVTIGTMALFRGIAVGLLGTTAVTGFPQEWTKLARAKIGDSPIPVIMILFVVLLIGAVWMLHFSKFGRGIFAIGLSKEAAAFSGVDVARTRLILFVLSGTIAALAGVYFTLRYGSARGDNATGLELQVIAAVVLGGVSVFGGRGALHGVIAGVFLIGALSSALRLANVTSDVINIITGVLLVASVIASSVLDWFKRQRARRALRSATQQPATTG, encoded by the coding sequence ATGATGAGCGAGACCACCGCCCCGCGCACCTACAAGGACTTCGCGCAGCCGATCGTCCGGCGCCTGCTGCTCACCCGCGAGTCGGCGATCATCGCCCTGCTGATCGTCGTCCTGATCGGCGCGTCGCTGATCGTGCCGAGCTTCGCCTCGGCCGCCACCGCCACCTATCTGATGCTCGACGTCGCGACGATCCTGCTCATCTCGCTCCTCATGGCGCCCATCATGATCACCGGGGACATCGACCTGTCGGTCGGCTCCATGGTGGGGCTGAGCTCCGTGGTGTTCGGTGTCGCCTTCCAGGCCGGGCTCCCAGTCCCCGTCGGCATCGTCCTCGCGTTGGTCGTCGGCGCCGTCGGCGGCCTGTTCAACGGCTGGCTCATCACCCACATCGACCTGCCGGCCCTGGCCGTCACCATCGGCACGATGGCGCTGTTCCGCGGCATCGCCGTCGGACTGCTCGGCACGACGGCCGTCACCGGGTTCCCGCAGGAGTGGACCAAGCTGGCCCGCGCGAAGATCGGCGACAGCCCCATCCCCGTCATCATGATCCTGTTCGTCGTGTTGCTCATCGGCGCGGTGTGGATGCTGCACTTCAGCAAGTTCGGCCGCGGCATCTTCGCGATTGGCCTGAGCAAGGAGGCGGCCGCCTTCTCCGGCGTCGACGTCGCAAGGACCCGCCTGATCCTGTTCGTGCTGAGCGGCACGATCGCGGCGTTGGCGGGCGTGTACTTCACCCTGCGCTACGGTTCGGCCCGCGGTGACAACGCCACCGGCCTCGAGCTGCAGGTCATCGCGGCGGTCGTGCTGGGCGGCGTGTCCGTCTTCGGCGGCCGCGGGGCGCTGCACGGCGTGATCGCCGGCGTGTTCCTGATCGGTGCCCTGTCCAGCGCGCTGCGCCTGGCCAACGTCACCTCCGATGTCATCAACATCATCACGGGCGTCCTCCTCGTGGCGTCCGTCATCGCCAGTTCGGTCCTCGACTGGTTCAAGAGGCAGCGCGCCCGCCGGGCGTTGCGGTCAGCAACCCAGCAACCGGCCACGACCGGTTAG
- the rhaI gene encoding L-rhamnose isomerase, with amino-acid sequence MTAFDAITDQLAQQVIEVPSWAYGNSGTRFRVFGSPGTPRTVFEKLADAAQVNAYTGLAPRVALHYPWDKVDDWKALSDYAAEVGVELGTVNSNTFQDEDYKFGSLAHHDPAVRQKAIDHHLECIEIMDIIGSTDLKIWLADGTNYPGQGDIRRRQDWLADSLAKIYASLGAEQRLVLEYKFFEPAFYHTDVPDWGTSFAHVSALGEKAFVCLDTGHHAPGTNIEFIVAQLLRLGKLGSFDFNSRFYADDDLIVGAADPFQLFRIMYEVRRGGGFDPNSGVAFMLDQCHNVEDKIPGQIRSVLNVQEMTARALLVDTVELEAAQTAGDVLGASAIFMDAFYTDVRGDLARWRESRGLPADPMKAFRESGYLAKIAEERVGGTQAGWGA; translated from the coding sequence ATGACTGCATTCGACGCCATCACGGACCAGCTCGCGCAGCAGGTCATTGAGGTCCCCTCGTGGGCCTACGGCAACTCTGGTACCCGCTTCCGCGTCTTCGGCTCCCCCGGGACCCCGCGCACGGTGTTCGAGAAGCTGGCCGACGCCGCCCAGGTCAACGCGTACACCGGCCTGGCGCCGAGGGTCGCGCTCCACTACCCCTGGGACAAGGTGGACGACTGGAAGGCCCTGTCTGACTATGCGGCGGAGGTCGGCGTCGAGCTCGGCACCGTGAACTCGAACACGTTCCAGGACGAGGACTACAAGTTCGGCAGTCTCGCGCACCACGACCCCGCCGTGCGCCAGAAGGCCATCGACCACCACCTCGAGTGCATCGAGATCATGGACATCATCGGCTCCACCGACCTCAAGATCTGGCTGGCCGACGGCACGAACTACCCGGGCCAGGGCGACATCCGCCGTCGCCAGGACTGGCTCGCCGACTCGCTGGCGAAGATCTACGCCTCACTCGGCGCCGAGCAGCGCCTCGTGCTGGAGTACAAGTTCTTCGAGCCGGCGTTCTACCACACCGACGTCCCAGACTGGGGCACGTCGTTCGCACACGTCAGCGCGCTGGGCGAGAAGGCGTTCGTCTGCCTCGACACGGGCCACCATGCCCCCGGCACCAACATCGAGTTCATCGTCGCGCAGCTCCTGCGGCTCGGGAAGCTCGGCTCCTTCGACTTCAACTCGCGCTTCTATGCCGACGACGACCTGATCGTCGGCGCCGCCGACCCCTTCCAGCTGTTCCGCATCATGTACGAGGTGCGTCGCGGCGGCGGCTTCGACCCGAACTCGGGTGTCGCGTTCATGCTCGACCAGTGCCACAACGTCGAGGACAAGATCCCCGGCCAGATCCGCTCCGTGCTCAACGTGCAGGAGATGACGGCCCGCGCGCTGCTCGTCGACACAGTCGAGCTGGAGGCCGCGCAGACCGCAGGCGACGTGCTGGGCGCGAGCGCGATCTTCATGGACGCGTTCTACACCGACGTCCGCGGCGACCTGGCTCGCTGGCGTGAGTCGCGGGGTCTGCCCGCCGACCCGATGAAGGCCTTCCGCGAGTCGGGCTACCTGGCGAAGATCGCCGAGGAGCGTGTCGGCGGCACCCAGGCCGGCTGGGGCGCGTGA
- a CDS encoding LacI family DNA-binding transcriptional regulator, producing MTTPGRDGHGRRQRISTREVAARAQVSIGTVSNVLNYPDRVLPATRERVEEAIRELGWVPNKQARDLRAGRSQTIGLAVMDVTNPFFADLLRGANSALEAAGYRTVIGDADNDLDRQQRILHGFLEQRVRGVILGPIGLEAADLDELTHAGINTVLVDRVLEGGICCTVGVDDVAGGRIAVEHLLERGHRRLAIVGGRSTLAQVRDRRLGAQDAADAADASLLSISTDQLDFAGGRRAAGELALMDPHERPTGVFCTNDLVAVGLLQGLIVHGLRVPDDVAIVGYDDIDFAAAAAVPLSSVGQPRRRLGITAAELLIAEFDATANGPAHVHQAVQFTPELVVRDSSAPAH from the coding sequence GTGACCACCCCCGGACGCGACGGCCACGGGCGCCGCCAACGCATCAGCACCCGCGAGGTTGCCGCGCGCGCCCAGGTCTCGATCGGCACGGTCTCCAACGTCCTGAACTACCCCGACCGCGTCCTGCCAGCCACGCGCGAGCGCGTCGAGGAGGCCATCCGCGAACTCGGCTGGGTACCGAACAAGCAGGCGCGCGACCTCCGGGCCGGCCGGAGTCAGACCATCGGGCTGGCCGTGATGGACGTCACGAACCCCTTCTTCGCCGACCTCCTCCGCGGCGCCAACTCCGCCCTCGAAGCAGCCGGCTACCGCACGGTGATCGGCGATGCCGACAACGACCTCGACCGCCAGCAACGGATCCTGCACGGCTTCCTCGAGCAACGCGTGCGCGGCGTCATCCTCGGCCCGATCGGCCTGGAGGCGGCGGACCTCGACGAGCTGACGCACGCGGGCATCAACACCGTCCTGGTCGACCGCGTCCTCGAGGGGGGCATTTGCTGCACCGTGGGCGTCGACGACGTCGCGGGCGGCCGGATCGCGGTCGAGCACCTCCTGGAGCGCGGGCATCGCCGGCTCGCCATCGTCGGCGGCAGGTCGACGCTTGCCCAGGTCCGCGACCGCCGCCTCGGGGCCCAGGATGCCGCCGACGCGGCCGACGCGAGCCTGCTGTCGATCTCCACGGACCAGCTCGACTTCGCCGGGGGCCGCCGGGCAGCCGGGGAGCTCGCTCTGATGGACCCGCACGAGCGCCCGACCGGGGTCTTCTGCACCAACGACCTCGTCGCGGTCGGGCTGCTGCAGGGGCTCATCGTCCACGGCCTGCGCGTGCCGGACGACGTCGCGATCGTCGGCTACGACGACATCGACTTCGCCGCGGCCGCGGCGGTGCCGCTGTCGTCTGTCGGGCAGCCGCGCCGCAGGCTGGGTATCACTGCGGCCGAGCTGCTGATCGCAGAGTTCGACGCGACCGCGAACGGGCCGGCGCACGTCCACCAGGCCGTCCAGTTCACCCCCGAGCTGGTCGTCCGCGATTCCAGCGCCCCCGCACACTGA
- the rhaS gene encoding rhamnose ABC transporter substrate-binding protein, whose translation MKLNSRLGAKLLAGTAAVSLALTGCGSSETTSSGDSTASGDAGSANLSVTFLPKNLGNPYFDASSTGGKAAIEALGGTFNEVGPATATADAQVSYINTLTQQQVGAIVVSANDPAAICDALNEARDAGIKVVTFDSDTNAECRDLFVSQADAAGIAKAQVDMIAEQIGDKGQIAILSASANATNQNAWIEDMKSQLEADHPNIELVEVAYGDDDDQTSFDKTAALLQTYPDLKGIVSPTTVGIAAAARYVSTSSFKGKVAVTGLGTPNQMREYVKDGTVTEFALWNPQDLGTLSAYAAAALIKGDITGAEGDSFEAGDLGSFTVGADQTVLLGDPYRFNADNIDDFDF comes from the coding sequence ATGAAGCTCAACTCCCGCCTCGGTGCCAAGCTGCTCGCCGGCACCGCTGCCGTCAGCCTGGCCCTCACCGGCTGCGGCTCCTCCGAAACGACCTCGAGCGGCGACTCCACCGCTTCCGGTGATGCCGGCTCGGCCAACCTGTCGGTGACGTTCCTGCCCAAGAACCTGGGCAACCCGTACTTCGACGCCTCGTCCACCGGCGGCAAGGCGGCCATCGAGGCCCTCGGCGGCACGTTCAACGAGGTCGGCCCGGCCACCGCCACCGCCGACGCGCAGGTTTCCTACATCAACACCCTCACGCAGCAGCAGGTCGGCGCGATCGTCGTGTCCGCCAACGACCCCGCCGCCATCTGTGACGCCCTCAACGAGGCCCGCGACGCCGGCATCAAGGTCGTCACCTTCGACTCCGACACCAACGCCGAGTGCCGTGACCTGTTCGTCAGCCAGGCCGACGCCGCCGGCATCGCCAAGGCGCAGGTCGACATGATCGCCGAGCAGATCGGCGACAAGGGCCAGATCGCCATCCTGTCCGCGTCCGCCAACGCGACGAACCAGAACGCCTGGATCGAGGACATGAAGTCGCAGCTCGAGGCCGACCACCCGAACATCGAGCTCGTCGAGGTTGCCTACGGTGACGACGACGACCAGACCTCGTTCGACAAGACCGCCGCCCTGCTGCAGACCTACCCCGACCTGAAGGGCATCGTGTCCCCGACGACCGTCGGCATCGCCGCGGCCGCCCGCTACGTCTCCACCTCGTCGTTCAAGGGCAAGGTCGCCGTCACCGGCCTCGGCACCCCGAACCAGATGCGTGAGTACGTCAAGGACGGCACCGTCACCGAGTTCGCGCTGTGGAACCCGCAGGACCTGGGCACCCTGTCCGCCTACGCGGCCGCCGCGCTCATCAAGGGCGACATCACCGGCGCCGAGGGCGACTCCTTCGAGGCCGGCGACCTCGGCTCCTTCACCGTCGGTGCGGACCAGACCGTCCTCCTGGGCGATCCCTACCGCTTCAACGCCGACAACATCGACGACTTCGACTTCTGA
- a CDS encoding FGGY-family carbohydrate kinase, which yields MAVIAVDLGATSGRVVLATVADGSVALTEVHRFSTAARQTDDGLRLDIEGVFAEVQRGITAAVEAAETPVTSVGIDCWAVDYGLLDADGALLDEPYNYRDPRTAAGLAAVRERIGHEELYARVGIQDNAINTINQLMHDATSGRLARAARFLMLPDLIGYWLTGRAVAERTNASSTSLLSPVTRDWDWDVIDRLGLPRGVFPELVDPGEVVGTITVGAAAGVPLVAVGSHDTASAVVAAPLLRTGDVYLSSGTWSLIGMELDAPVLTEAASAANLTNEGGVDGTVRLLKNVMGMWILSEALRTWEADGAPEELTDLIARAAHVSDAPRFDATSPALLAPGDMPARVKSLVGGDPRLDDPAMFTRSVLESLADAYRDTVDELVAITGHRPGRIAVVGGGCLNWLLCRLTAERTGVAVTAGPVEATAIGNVLVQARATGLITGTLDDLRRIVMNSFPLTHYLPRPTEELAVITALSNEFGADPAFTRAGGGNSSAKADGVLWIKPSGTSLATMTAEDLVPLDLDVLNGSLEAPDPDPSFGDPVNHIAGLARRDEGPRRPSVEILFHALIPDTYVLHTHPLMINAVTCNADGRELTARLFGDEVLWVDYVDPGLPLARLIKQEREAFTARTSQEPPRATFLMNHGLIVSGATAEEVRETSYAILGRIETELAGAKSLVSAAEAFRAARGAAAVATDAGPLAREFPVSEAGAAFLTAGPLIPDQIVYAGSFPLVAADAEAVPAALEAYRAERGLDPVVLVVPGVGVAAVGDAEKTARTALEVYVDALTVAEAASRLGSVRALDERERRFIETWEAEAYRKQVAAS from the coding sequence GTGGCGGTCATCGCCGTTGATCTCGGGGCGACGAGTGGCCGGGTCGTCCTGGCCACCGTCGCCGACGGGTCCGTCGCGCTGACCGAGGTCCACCGCTTCTCCACGGCCGCCCGCCAGACCGACGACGGGCTGCGCCTCGACATCGAGGGCGTGTTCGCCGAGGTCCAGCGCGGCATCACCGCCGCCGTCGAGGCCGCCGAAACGCCGGTGACAAGCGTAGGCATCGACTGTTGGGCCGTCGACTACGGTCTCCTCGACGCCGACGGCGCACTGCTCGACGAGCCGTACAACTACCGCGACCCGCGCACCGCCGCGGGGCTGGCGGCCGTCCGCGAGCGCATCGGGCACGAGGAGCTCTACGCGCGTGTCGGCATCCAGGACAACGCGATCAACACCATCAACCAGCTGATGCACGACGCCACGTCGGGTCGGCTGGCCCGGGCCGCAAGGTTCCTCATGCTGCCGGACCTGATCGGCTACTGGCTGACCGGTCGCGCCGTCGCCGAGCGGACCAACGCGTCGTCGACGTCGCTGCTGAGCCCCGTCACGCGCGACTGGGACTGGGACGTCATCGACCGCCTCGGCCTGCCTCGCGGCGTGTTCCCCGAGTTGGTCGATCCGGGCGAGGTCGTCGGGACCATCACCGTCGGCGCGGCCGCCGGGGTGCCGCTGGTCGCCGTCGGCTCGCACGACACCGCGTCGGCGGTGGTCGCCGCACCGCTGCTGCGTACGGGCGACGTGTACCTGTCGTCGGGTACCTGGTCGCTCATCGGGATGGAACTCGACGCACCGGTCCTCACCGAGGCGGCGAGCGCCGCGAACCTCACCAACGAGGGCGGCGTCGACGGGACTGTCCGCCTGCTGAAGAACGTCATGGGCATGTGGATCCTCTCCGAGGCGCTGCGCACCTGGGAGGCCGATGGCGCCCCCGAGGAGCTCACGGACCTCATCGCGCGGGCGGCCCACGTGAGTGACGCGCCGCGCTTCGACGCCACCAGCCCGGCCCTGCTCGCGCCTGGCGACATGCCGGCGCGGGTGAAATCCCTAGTCGGGGGCGATCCGCGCCTTGACGACCCGGCCATGTTCACCCGCTCGGTGCTGGAGTCGCTCGCCGACGCCTACCGTGACACCGTCGACGAGCTGGTCGCGATCACCGGGCACCGGCCCGGCCGCATCGCGGTGGTGGGCGGCGGATGCCTGAACTGGCTGCTGTGCCGACTGACCGCGGAGCGCACCGGCGTCGCGGTGACCGCCGGCCCCGTCGAGGCAACCGCCATCGGCAACGTGCTCGTCCAGGCCCGGGCAACCGGCTTGATCACCGGAACCCTCGACGACCTCAGAAGGATCGTGATGAACTCTTTCCCCCTCACGCACTACCTCCCCCGTCCGACCGAGGAGCTCGCTGTCATCACCGCTCTGAGCAACGAGTTCGGCGCCGATCCCGCGTTCACCCGGGCCGGCGGCGGGAACTCGTCAGCCAAGGCCGACGGTGTGCTGTGGATCAAACCGAGCGGAACCTCGCTGGCGACCATGACCGCCGAGGACCTGGTGCCCCTGGACCTCGACGTGCTCAACGGCTCACTCGAGGCCCCGGACCCCGACCCGTCGTTCGGTGACCCGGTCAACCACATCGCGGGCCTGGCTCGGCGCGACGAGGGCCCGCGTCGGCCCTCTGTGGAGATCCTGTTCCATGCGCTGATCCCCGACACGTACGTGTTGCACACGCATCCACTGATGATCAACGCGGTCACCTGCAACGCCGACGGTCGCGAGCTGACGGCACGCCTGTTCGGCGACGAGGTGCTGTGGGTGGACTACGTGGATCCTGGGCTACCGCTGGCCCGCCTGATCAAGCAGGAGCGCGAGGCGTTCACGGCTCGCACGAGTCAGGAGCCCCCGCGCGCCACGTTCCTGATGAACCACGGACTGATCGTCTCCGGCGCCACCGCCGAGGAGGTGCGCGAGACGAGCTATGCGATTCTCGGCAGGATCGAGACGGAACTGGCCGGGGCGAAGTCCCTTGTCAGCGCCGCTGAGGCGTTCCGCGCCGCGCGCGGGGCGGCCGCCGTCGCGACCGACGCCGGTCCGCTGGCCCGCGAGTTCCCGGTCTCGGAGGCGGGGGCCGCGTTCCTGACGGCCGGTCCGCTCATCCCGGACCAGATCGTCTACGCCGGCTCGTTCCCGCTGGTGGCCGCCGACGCCGAAGCCGTGCCCGCCGCGCTCGAGGCGTACCGGGCCGAGCGGGGTCTCGACCCCGTCGTGCTGGTGGTCCCTGGGGTCGGGGTGGCCGCCGTCGGGGACGCGGAGAAGACGGCCCGCACCGCCCTGGAGGTCTACGTCGACGCCCTGACGGTCGCGGAGGCCGCCAGCCGCCTCGGATCGGTGCGCGCCCTCGACGAGCGCGAGCGTCGCTTCATCGAGACCTGGGAGGCCGAGGCCTACCGCAAGCAGGTCGCCGCGTCGTAG
- a CDS encoding L-rhamnose mutarotase: MKRYCFLGHVDPANLAKYREAHAAVWPELLRALRDAGWHNYSLHLRDDGLLVGYVESEDLDAAQARVAATDVNRRWQAEMARLFASEGSPDEAWEFLDEVFHLESQLAAADS, encoded by the coding sequence ATGAAGCGCTACTGCTTCCTCGGACACGTCGACCCGGCGAACCTGGCGAAGTACCGCGAGGCCCACGCTGCAGTGTGGCCGGAGCTGCTCCGCGCCCTGCGGGACGCGGGCTGGCACAACTACTCGCTGCACCTGCGTGACGACGGCCTGCTCGTCGGCTACGTCGAGTCCGAGGACCTCGACGCGGCCCAGGCGAGGGTCGCGGCGACCGACGTCAACCGTCGCTGGCAGGCCGAGATGGCCCGCCTGTTCGCCTCCGAGGGTTCTCCCGACGAGGCGTGGGAGTTCCTGGACGAGGTCTTCCACCTCGAGTCGCAGCTCGCCGCTGCTGATTCCTGA
- a CDS encoding ABC transporter permease, translating into MTSTAEKPSVVGKKPADPAFKKKSPLTRIFASRETSIAIAVILIIAVTTLRNPTFLTSADGFRDLLVTPSILLVVALGQAVVIITRSVDLSVGSVLGLTAYLVGTLFVAFPSIPIPLMFLIGLAFGGLLGLINGALVAFGRVPAMVITLGTLYAFRGINVAWTGSNRINASDMPSGFLKLGTQQILGIPVLTIIALVALVVVAWYLHNTRGGREFYAIGSDPEAAELYGLQKTKRVLMAFVFSGAMAGLGGVLYAARYGTINSQAGDGFELQAVGAAVIGGVAITGGTGTVIGAALGAFLLVTINRALPVLGIPDFWQKAVVGALILGAIVLDRVMAKRNHQKLLEKRDR; encoded by the coding sequence GTGACCAGCACCGCTGAGAAGCCGTCCGTCGTGGGCAAGAAGCCCGCCGACCCGGCGTTCAAGAAGAAGAGCCCCCTGACGCGCATCTTCGCCTCCCGCGAGACCAGCATCGCCATCGCGGTGATCCTGATCATCGCCGTCACCACGCTGCGGAACCCCACGTTCCTCACCAGCGCCGACGGGTTCCGGGACCTGCTCGTTACCCCGTCGATCCTGCTGGTCGTCGCGCTCGGCCAGGCGGTGGTCATCATCACGCGCAGCGTCGACCTGTCGGTCGGCTCGGTGCTCGGCCTGACCGCCTACCTCGTCGGCACGCTGTTCGTGGCCTTCCCGTCGATCCCGATCCCGCTGATGTTCCTCATCGGCCTCGCGTTCGGCGGCCTCCTCGGCCTGATCAACGGCGCGCTGGTCGCCTTCGGGCGGGTGCCGGCCATGGTCATCACGCTGGGCACGCTGTACGCCTTCCGCGGCATCAACGTCGCCTGGACCGGCTCGAACCGTATCAACGCCTCCGACATGCCGTCGGGCTTCCTCAAGCTCGGCACGCAGCAGATCCTCGGCATCCCGGTGCTGACGATCATCGCGCTGGTCGCGCTCGTCGTCGTCGCCTGGTACCTCCACAACACCCGCGGCGGCCGCGAGTTCTACGCGATCGGCTCCGATCCCGAGGCCGCAGAGCTGTACGGCCTGCAGAAGACCAAGCGCGTGCTGATGGCCTTCGTGTTCTCCGGCGCGATGGCCGGCCTGGGCGGCGTCCTGTACGCGGCGCGCTACGGCACGATCAACTCCCAGGCCGGCGACGGGTTCGAACTCCAGGCCGTCGGCGCGGCGGTGATCGGCGGCGTCGCCATCACCGGCGGCACCGGCACCGTCATCGGCGCGGCGCTCGGCGCCTTCCTGCTGGTGACCATCAACCGCGCGCTGCCCGTCCTCGGCATCCCGGACTTCTGGCAGAAGGCCGTGGTCGGCGCCCTGATCCTCGGCGCGATCGTGCTCGACCGGGTGATGGCGAAGCGCAACCACCAGAAGCTCCTCGAGAAGCGAGACCGATGA
- the galE gene encoding UDP-glucose 4-epimerase GalE has protein sequence MLVLITGGAGYIGSTVASACEDAGHQVVILDDFSTGRREFIGDRKLYEGDIADVELIDRICAENQIDAVVDCAAKIVVPESVEQPLSYYENNVSKTVKLLEALDRNGVHRFLFSSSASIYAPDENFIVTEESPLRPGSPYARTKFMVEMILEDFTKASDMRVLSLRYFNPIGTDPKLRSGQQLEHPSHVLAKLLEAWQKGETFTVTGVDWPTRDGSGIRDFIHVWDLAQAHVAALEGFDKATAEEHYQVFNIGTGNGVTVKELAASFEEISGDPLKVEFGPSRPGDVAGVYSVSPKAKDVLGWEAKLTEQQAVRDAIAWLPVRKEMLGY, from the coding sequence TTGTTGGTCCTGATCACCGGCGGCGCCGGCTACATCGGCAGCACCGTCGCATCGGCCTGTGAGGACGCCGGCCACCAGGTCGTCATCCTCGATGACTTCTCCACCGGACGCCGCGAGTTCATCGGCGACCGCAAGCTGTACGAGGGCGACATCGCCGACGTGGAGCTGATCGACCGGATCTGTGCCGAGAACCAGATCGACGCCGTCGTGGACTGCGCCGCGAAGATCGTCGTCCCCGAGTCCGTCGAGCAGCCCCTTTCCTACTACGAGAACAACGTGAGCAAGACGGTCAAGCTGCTCGAGGCGCTCGACCGCAACGGCGTGCACCGCTTCCTGTTCAGCTCCTCGGCCTCGATCTACGCGCCCGACGAGAACTTCATCGTCACCGAGGAATCCCCGCTGCGCCCTGGCTCGCCGTACGCACGTACCAAGTTCATGGTTGAGATGATCCTCGAGGACTTCACGAAGGCCTCCGACATGCGCGTGCTGTCGCTGCGCTACTTCAACCCCATCGGCACCGATCCGAAGCTCCGCTCCGGCCAGCAGCTGGAGCACCCGTCGCACGTGCTCGCCAAGCTGCTCGAGGCCTGGCAGAAGGGCGAGACCTTCACGGTCACCGGCGTCGACTGGCCGACGCGCGACGGCTCCGGCATCCGCGACTTCATCCACGTCTGGGACCTGGCGCAGGCGCACGTCGCCGCGCTGGAGGGCTTCGACAAGGCCACGGCCGAGGAGCACTACCAGGTCTTCAACATCGGCACCGGCAACGGCGTCACGGTCAAGGAGCTCGCGGCATCGTTCGAGGAGATCTCCGGCGACCCACTGAAGGTCGAGTTCGGCCCCTCGCGCCCCGGTGACGTCGCGGGTGTCTACTCCGTCTCACCGAAGGCCAAGGACGTGCTGGGCTGGGAGGCCAAGCTCACCGAGCAGCAGGCCGTCCGCGACGCCATCGCCTGGCTCCCGGTGCGCAAGGAGATGCTCGGCTACTGA
- a CDS encoding sugar ABC transporter ATP-binding protein, translating into MAATATLTLTGVSKRFGSVVALRDGELELRSGSINALVGENGAGKSTLVKIIAGLYERDSGTFELEGQPVDFRSTAESKAAGIAVIYQEPTLFPDLSVTENIFMGRQLTKSFGRIDRPAMRAEVEGLMQRLGVQIDPDRPADGLSIADQQIIEIAKAISLDAKVLIMDEPTAALSGVEVDRLFTVARQLRDEGRALMFISHRFEEVFDLCDRITVMRDGAFIATVDTDSTSVPEIVKMMVGRDVNELFPKMTAEIGETVLEVRNLNMPGQFSDISFDVHAGEIVALAGLVGAGRSEVVRAIFGVDPYESGTVKIDGRQIRPQSPATAMNQGLALVPEDRRKQGLVIDATVRTNITDAIRSQIVRNGIVTVNRENISAKEWAARLEVKANAMDTVAGTLSGGNQQKVVLAKWLATNPKVLIIDEPTRGIDVGTKSEVHRMMSELACKGLAILMISSELPEVLGMADRVLVMCEGRITAELNRSEATPESVMHAATHSKKEDAA; encoded by the coding sequence ATGGCGGCAACAGCCACTCTCACGCTGACGGGAGTCAGCAAGAGATTCGGCTCGGTCGTGGCTCTGCGCGACGGCGAGTTGGAGCTCCGCTCCGGGTCCATCAACGCCCTGGTCGGGGAGAACGGTGCGGGCAAGTCCACGCTGGTCAAGATCATCGCCGGCCTCTACGAGCGCGACTCCGGGACCTTCGAACTCGAGGGCCAGCCCGTCGATTTCCGCAGCACCGCAGAGTCGAAGGCGGCAGGCATCGCCGTCATCTACCAGGAGCCCACCCTCTTCCCGGACCTGTCAGTCACCGAGAACATCTTCATGGGACGACAGCTGACGAAGAGCTTCGGCCGCATCGACCGTCCGGCCATGCGCGCCGAGGTCGAAGGCCTCATGCAGCGACTTGGCGTCCAGATCGACCCCGACCGCCCTGCCGACGGCCTCTCCATCGCCGACCAGCAGATCATCGAGATCGCCAAGGCCATCTCGCTCGACGCCAAGGTCCTCATCATGGACGAGCCCACCGCCGCCCTTTCGGGCGTTGAGGTGGACCGCCTGTTCACCGTGGCCCGCCAGCTCCGCGACGAGGGCCGCGCGCTCATGTTCATCTCGCACCGCTTCGAGGAGGTCTTCGACCTCTGCGACCGCATCACGGTCATGCGCGACGGCGCCTTCATCGCCACCGTCGACACGGACTCGACGTCGGTGCCGGAGATCGTGAAGATGATGGTCGGTCGCGACGTCAACGAGCTGTTCCCGAAGATGACCGCCGAGATCGGCGAGACCGTCCTCGAGGTGCGCAACCTCAACATGCCCGGCCAGTTCTCCGACATCAGCTTCGACGTGCACGCCGGCGAGATCGTCGCCCTCGCCGGCCTCGTCGGCGCCGGCCGCTCCGAGGTCGTTCGCGCCATCTTCGGAGTAGACCCCTACGAGTCGGGAACCGTCAAGATCGACGGCAGGCAGATCCGGCCGCAGAGCCCCGCCACCGCCATGAACCAGGGGCTCGCGCTCGTTCCGGAGGACCGCCGCAAGCAGGGCCTCGTGATCGACGCGACCGTCCGCACGAACATCACCGACGCCATCCGCAGCCAGATCGTCCGCAATGGCATCGTGACAGTCAACCGCGAGAACATCTCGGCCAAGGAATGGGCCGCCCGGCTGGAGGTCAAGGCCAACGCCATGGACACCGTCGCAGGCACGCTGTCGGGCGGCAACCAGCAGAAGGTCGTGCTCGCCAAGTGGCTCGCGACCAACCCGAAGGTGCTGATCATCGACGAGCCCACCCGCGGCATCGATGTCGGCACCAAGTCCGAGGTCCACCGCATGATGAGCGAACTCGCGTGCAAGGGGCTGGCGATCCTGATGATCAGCTCCGAGCTTCCCGAGGTGCTCGGCATGGCCGACCGCGTTCTTGTCATGTGCGAGGGCCGGATCACGGCCGAGCTCAACCGCTCCGAGGCCACCCCTGAGTCCGTCATGCACGCGGCCACCCACTCGAAGAAGGAGGACGCGGCGTGA